CCGGGGGCTTTTTGCGTTTTCCGCACGCCCGACGCCCCGCGGTGCGCAGACCATTGCGGCTGCGTCGGTGGGACCAATCTAACGTTACGAAAGGTCCTATCAGGTCTTTGCGCTGGTCTGTAACGCTTCTGCGAGGGATCTTCACAGTACTTCACTGACGCGCCGGCCTTGCATGCGTAACGTTCATCTCGGGCCCGACGTACCCCACCCAGACCGCTTGACGAATACCTAACGTAACGTTACGTAAGGTTTGGCGGCTGGGACCAGCGGACGGGCCCAGACCCCGAGAGGAGAAGAGTCATGGCGCGAGCAGACGACAAGCAGCTCTCCCGTTACCTCGAGCAGGTTCGGAAGATCCCGACCCTGAGCCGAGAGGATGAGCACGAGCTCGCCGTGAAGGTGCAGGCGGGCGATCAAGACGCCGCCGACGCCCTCGTCGAGGCGAACCTCCGGTTCGTCGTCGCGGTGGCGCTCCAGTACCGACGCTACGGCATCCCGATTTCGGACCTGCTGGCCGAGGGCAACCTCGGGCTGATGCTGGCGGTGAAGAAGTTCGACCCCCACCGCGGCACGCGCTTCGTGACGTACGCGGGCTACTGGATCCGGGCCTACGTGCTCGATCTGGTGGTGAAGTCGACCACGATGGTCGGCGCGGGCAGCGGCCCGCTGCGCAGCAAGCTCTTCTTCCGCCTCCGTCGAGAGCGGGCGAAGGTCGCGAACCTGACCGCGGATCCGCAGGAGCGGCTCGCGCTGATGGCCGAGCGCTTCGACACCACCGAGAAGAAGATGGCGCACATGCTTCGCCGTCTCGACAGCCGTGACGTCTCGCTGAGCGCGCCGCTCTTCGACGATTCCGGCGCCACGCTCCAGGACTCCCTCGAGGGGGCCTACGAC
The nucleotide sequence above comes from Sandaracinaceae bacterium. Encoded proteins:
- a CDS encoding sigma-70 family RNA polymerase sigma factor translates to MARADDKQLSRYLEQVRKIPTLSREDEHELAVKVQAGDQDAADALVEANLRFVVAVALQYRRYGIPISDLLAEGNLGLMLAVKKFDPHRGTRFVTYAGYWIRAYVLDLVVKSTTMVGAGSGPLRSKLFFRLRRERAKVANLTADPQERLALMAERFDTTEKKMAHMLRRLDSRDVSLSAPLFDDSGATLQDSLEGAYDDSETQYLGEERQRMLEVHLGGALEHLDQRERYILEERYMKDQSVSLAALGRELGVSRERARQLEARAKKKLKKSLGSLQLDAA